The Diospyros lotus cultivar Yz01 chromosome 15, ASM1463336v1, whole genome shotgun sequence genome has a window encoding:
- the LOC127792248 gene encoding 60S ribosomal protein L8-3, whose product MGRVIRAQRKGAGSVFKSHTHHRKGPARFRSLDFGERNGYLKGVVTDIIHDPGRGAPLARVTFRHPFRYKHQKELFVAAEGMYSGQFVFCGKKANLMVGNVLPLRSIPEGGVVCNVEHHVGDRGVFARASGDYAIVISHNPDNDTSRIKLPSGAKRIVPSGCRAMIGQVAGGGRTEKPLLKAGNAYHKYRVKRNCWPKVRGVAMNPVEHPHGGGNHQHIGHASTVRRDAPPGQKVGLIAARRTGRLRGQAAATASKSDKGS is encoded by the exons atgggtcgGGTGATCCGAGCTCAGCGCAAGGGAGCCGGCTCCGTCTTCAAGTCCCACACCCACCACCGCAAGGGTCCGGCCAGGTTCCGGAGCCTCGACTTCGGCGAGCGAAATGGCTACCTCAAGGGCGTCGTCACCGATATCATCCATGATCCAGGACGGGGCGCCCCGCTGGCCCGCGTCACCTTCCGCCATCCGTTCCGTTACAAGCACCAGAAGGAGCTTTTCGTCGCCGCCGAAGGCATGTACAGCGGCCAGTTCGTTTTCTGCGGCAAGAAGGCCAACCTTATGGTCGGCAACGTCTTGCCTCTCCGCTCTATCCCTGAAGGAGGCGTCGTCTGCAACGTCGAGCACCATGTTGGCGACCGCGGCGTCTTCGCTAGGGCTTCTGGAGACTATGCGATTGTTATCAGCCACAATCCGGATAATGATACCAGCAG AATCAAGCTTCCATCTGGAGCCAAGAGAATCGTGCCCAGTGGCTGCCGCGCCATGATTGGTCAGGTTGCTGGTGGTGGGAGGACCGAAAAACCACTCTTGAAGGCTGGAAACGCGTATCACAAGTACAGGGTGAAGAGGAACTGCTGGCCCAAGGTTCGTGGTGTGGCCATGAATCCCGTGGAACATCCGCACGGTGGAGGTAACCACCAGCACATCGGGCATGCCAGTACTGTTCGCCGTGATGCTCCTCCCGGGCAAAAGGTTGGTCTCATTGCCGCTAGGAGGACCGGTCGTCTTCGGGGCCAAGCAGCTGCCACAGCTTCCAAGTCCGACAAGGGTTCTTAA
- the LOC127792643 gene encoding BTB/POZ domain-containing protein At3g22104 isoform X2 translates to MSLVILKWMSMAKRFSLWTRISKLLGKYSGVVKNLKVIFHDFPGGAGSFELVARFCYNNGKIEISPSNLSLLHSIAHFMEMNKPVSGTLNLLEQAEKSLEEIRYWTWSELLLALKQCQDLLPVSNSSGILQKCLDSLVGRLVLAGETSPCPSTSSPDSSGIRFSSDTRSTESLKSSSFRATWWFEDLAALNLDLVEMVTKLMLSRRFDHAIISRFLFYYQKSRFVLATSDEKQKITETIVRQLHSLDRSVISCKSLFGTLRVSPHLNISKCCRNKLESMIGSLLDQATLDNLLIPSPSGSNHQYDVNLVLRFLKSFLDKGICRVPFIQLKKVATLMDLYITEVAPDPYLKPSKFIALVKALPDSARDSYDSIYHSVDMYLQVHAGLSDEEKIHICCGLNYEKLSSEACIHLAQNKRFPSKSAVQALISQHSKLKNLLQETNQTNPSIESPCSFPDTDTKDKKDEACDQIVLYAGRLDISAENEKLRAHLQGMQWRVLELEKVCKKMQTQMTKIMKSRLSSQNSARSLPRLCS, encoded by the exons ATGTCCCTTGTGATCTTGAAGTGGATGTCAATGGCGAAGCGGTTTTCATTGTGGACAAG AATAAGTAAATTATTGGGTAAATACTCCGGCGTGGTGAAGAATTTAAAGGTGATATTCCATGACTTCCCTGGAGGGGCAGGGAGTTTTGAGCTCGTGGCAAGGTTCTGCTACAACAATGGCAAAATTGAGATAAGTCCTTCTAATCTTTCTCTCTTGCACAGCATTGCACATTTCATGGAAATGAACAAACCTGTTTCTGGAACCCTAAATTTACTTGAGCAAGCCGAGAAATCGCTTGAAGAGATCAGGTATTGGACATGGTCTGAGCTTTTGCTAGCTCTGAAGCAGTGCCAAGATTTGCTTCCTGTTTCGAACTCTTCGGGCATACTTCAAAAGTGCTTGGATTCTTTGGTTGGAAGGCTTGTGTTGGCTGGTGAAACTAGTCCATGCCCGTCTACTTCTTCGCCTGATAGCTCAGGGATTCGGTTTTCTTCTGATACTAGAAGCACCGAGAGCTTGAAAAGTAGCTCCTTTCGAGCAACGTGGTGGTTTGAAGATCTTGCGGCTTTGAATCTAGATTTGGTTGAAATGGTGACAAAATTGATGCTTTCCCGGAGATTTGATCATGCTATCATAAGCAGGTTCCTCTTCTATTACCAGAAATCCAGGTTTGTTCTCGCTACATCGGATGAGAAGCAGAAAATAACCGAGACTATAGTGAGGCAGCTCCATTCTCTGGATCGAAGTGTTATCTCTTGCAAGAGTTTATTCGGGACTCTCAGAGTCTCCCCACATCTCAACATCAGCAAATGCTGCAGAAACAAGTTAGAGAGCATGATCGGTTCACTGTTAGATCAAGCAACCCTGGACAATCTGCTTATCCCATCTCCCAGTGGATCGAACCATCAATACGACGTGAATTTGGTTCTGAGGTTCTTGAAGTCATTCCTTGACAAAGGAATATGCAGGGTACCTTTTATTCAATTGAAGAAAGTTGCTACCTTGATGGACTTGTATATAACAGAAGTAGCACCGGATCCTTATTTGAAGCCATCGAAATTTATCGCTTTGGTTAAGGCCCTGCCAGATTCTGCCAGAGACTCTTACGACAGTATATACCACTCCGTGGACATGTATCTACAG GTCCATGCCGGATTATCTGATGAGGAAAAGATACACATATGTTGTGGACTGAATTATGAGAAACTCTCATCAGAAGCTTGCATCCACCTTGCCCAAAACAAGAGATTTCCATCCAAATCGGCCGTCCAAGCTCTCATCTCTCAGCATAGCAAGCTCAAGAACTTGCTCCAAGAGACCAACCAAACAAATCCCTCCATCGAGTCGCCCTGCAGTTTCCCCGACACTGATACCAAGGATAAGAAAGACGAGGCCTGTGACCAAATTGTGCTTTATGCAGGAAGGCTCGACATTTCGGCTGAAAATGAGAAGCTCAGAGCTCACCTGCAAGGAATGCAATGGAGGGTGCTTGAGTTGGAGAAAGTTTGCAAGAAAATGCAAACCCAAATGACCAAAATCATGAAATCAAGACTGTCAAGCCAAAATAGTGCTAGATCTTTACCCAGGCTATGTTCATGA
- the LOC127792643 gene encoding BTB/POZ domain-containing protein At3g22104 isoform X1, with the protein MDVPCDLEVDVNGEAVFIVDKKIISSYSCRISKLLGKYSGVVKNLKVIFHDFPGGAGSFELVARFCYNNGKIEISPSNLSLLHSIAHFMEMNKPVSGTLNLLEQAEKSLEEIRYWTWSELLLALKQCQDLLPVSNSSGILQKCLDSLVGRLVLAGETSPCPSTSSPDSSGIRFSSDTRSTESLKSSSFRATWWFEDLAALNLDLVEMVTKLMLSRRFDHAIISRFLFYYQKSRFVLATSDEKQKITETIVRQLHSLDRSVISCKSLFGTLRVSPHLNISKCCRNKLESMIGSLLDQATLDNLLIPSPSGSNHQYDVNLVLRFLKSFLDKGICRVPFIQLKKVATLMDLYITEVAPDPYLKPSKFIALVKALPDSARDSYDSIYHSVDMYLQVHAGLSDEEKIHICCGLNYEKLSSEACIHLAQNKRFPSKSAVQALISQHSKLKNLLQETNQTNPSIESPCSFPDTDTKDKKDEACDQIVLYAGRLDISAENEKLRAHLQGMQWRVLELEKVCKKMQTQMTKIMKSRLSSQNSARSLPRLCS; encoded by the exons ATGGATGTCCCTTGTGATCTTGAAGTGGATGTCAATGGCGAAGCGGTTTTCATTGTGGACAAG AAAATAATATCTTCTTATTCATGCAGAATAAGTAAATTATTGGGTAAATACTCCGGCGTGGTGAAGAATTTAAAGGTGATATTCCATGACTTCCCTGGAGGGGCAGGGAGTTTTGAGCTCGTGGCAAGGTTCTGCTACAACAATGGCAAAATTGAGATAAGTCCTTCTAATCTTTCTCTCTTGCACAGCATTGCACATTTCATGGAAATGAACAAACCTGTTTCTGGAACCCTAAATTTACTTGAGCAAGCCGAGAAATCGCTTGAAGAGATCAGGTATTGGACATGGTCTGAGCTTTTGCTAGCTCTGAAGCAGTGCCAAGATTTGCTTCCTGTTTCGAACTCTTCGGGCATACTTCAAAAGTGCTTGGATTCTTTGGTTGGAAGGCTTGTGTTGGCTGGTGAAACTAGTCCATGCCCGTCTACTTCTTCGCCTGATAGCTCAGGGATTCGGTTTTCTTCTGATACTAGAAGCACCGAGAGCTTGAAAAGTAGCTCCTTTCGAGCAACGTGGTGGTTTGAAGATCTTGCGGCTTTGAATCTAGATTTGGTTGAAATGGTGACAAAATTGATGCTTTCCCGGAGATTTGATCATGCTATCATAAGCAGGTTCCTCTTCTATTACCAGAAATCCAGGTTTGTTCTCGCTACATCGGATGAGAAGCAGAAAATAACCGAGACTATAGTGAGGCAGCTCCATTCTCTGGATCGAAGTGTTATCTCTTGCAAGAGTTTATTCGGGACTCTCAGAGTCTCCCCACATCTCAACATCAGCAAATGCTGCAGAAACAAGTTAGAGAGCATGATCGGTTCACTGTTAGATCAAGCAACCCTGGACAATCTGCTTATCCCATCTCCCAGTGGATCGAACCATCAATACGACGTGAATTTGGTTCTGAGGTTCTTGAAGTCATTCCTTGACAAAGGAATATGCAGGGTACCTTTTATTCAATTGAAGAAAGTTGCTACCTTGATGGACTTGTATATAACAGAAGTAGCACCGGATCCTTATTTGAAGCCATCGAAATTTATCGCTTTGGTTAAGGCCCTGCCAGATTCTGCCAGAGACTCTTACGACAGTATATACCACTCCGTGGACATGTATCTACAG GTCCATGCCGGATTATCTGATGAGGAAAAGATACACATATGTTGTGGACTGAATTATGAGAAACTCTCATCAGAAGCTTGCATCCACCTTGCCCAAAACAAGAGATTTCCATCCAAATCGGCCGTCCAAGCTCTCATCTCTCAGCATAGCAAGCTCAAGAACTTGCTCCAAGAGACCAACCAAACAAATCCCTCCATCGAGTCGCCCTGCAGTTTCCCCGACACTGATACCAAGGATAAGAAAGACGAGGCCTGTGACCAAATTGTGCTTTATGCAGGAAGGCTCGACATTTCGGCTGAAAATGAGAAGCTCAGAGCTCACCTGCAAGGAATGCAATGGAGGGTGCTTGAGTTGGAGAAAGTTTGCAAGAAAATGCAAACCCAAATGACCAAAATCATGAAATCAAGACTGTCAAGCCAAAATAGTGCTAGATCTTTACCCAGGCTATGTTCATGA
- the LOC127792643 gene encoding BTB/POZ domain-containing protein At3g22104 isoform X3, which translates to MEMNKPVSGTLNLLEQAEKSLEEIRYWTWSELLLALKQCQDLLPVSNSSGILQKCLDSLVGRLVLAGETSPCPSTSSPDSSGIRFSSDTRSTESLKSSSFRATWWFEDLAALNLDLVEMVTKLMLSRRFDHAIISRFLFYYQKSRFVLATSDEKQKITETIVRQLHSLDRSVISCKSLFGTLRVSPHLNISKCCRNKLESMIGSLLDQATLDNLLIPSPSGSNHQYDVNLVLRFLKSFLDKGICRVPFIQLKKVATLMDLYITEVAPDPYLKPSKFIALVKALPDSARDSYDSIYHSVDMYLQVHAGLSDEEKIHICCGLNYEKLSSEACIHLAQNKRFPSKSAVQALISQHSKLKNLLQETNQTNPSIESPCSFPDTDTKDKKDEACDQIVLYAGRLDISAENEKLRAHLQGMQWRVLELEKVCKKMQTQMTKIMKSRLSSQNSARSLPRLCS; encoded by the exons ATGGAAATGAACAAACCTGTTTCTGGAACCCTAAATTTACTTGAGCAAGCCGAGAAATCGCTTGAAGAGATCAGGTATTGGACATGGTCTGAGCTTTTGCTAGCTCTGAAGCAGTGCCAAGATTTGCTTCCTGTTTCGAACTCTTCGGGCATACTTCAAAAGTGCTTGGATTCTTTGGTTGGAAGGCTTGTGTTGGCTGGTGAAACTAGTCCATGCCCGTCTACTTCTTCGCCTGATAGCTCAGGGATTCGGTTTTCTTCTGATACTAGAAGCACCGAGAGCTTGAAAAGTAGCTCCTTTCGAGCAACGTGGTGGTTTGAAGATCTTGCGGCTTTGAATCTAGATTTGGTTGAAATGGTGACAAAATTGATGCTTTCCCGGAGATTTGATCATGCTATCATAAGCAGGTTCCTCTTCTATTACCAGAAATCCAGGTTTGTTCTCGCTACATCGGATGAGAAGCAGAAAATAACCGAGACTATAGTGAGGCAGCTCCATTCTCTGGATCGAAGTGTTATCTCTTGCAAGAGTTTATTCGGGACTCTCAGAGTCTCCCCACATCTCAACATCAGCAAATGCTGCAGAAACAAGTTAGAGAGCATGATCGGTTCACTGTTAGATCAAGCAACCCTGGACAATCTGCTTATCCCATCTCCCAGTGGATCGAACCATCAATACGACGTGAATTTGGTTCTGAGGTTCTTGAAGTCATTCCTTGACAAAGGAATATGCAGGGTACCTTTTATTCAATTGAAGAAAGTTGCTACCTTGATGGACTTGTATATAACAGAAGTAGCACCGGATCCTTATTTGAAGCCATCGAAATTTATCGCTTTGGTTAAGGCCCTGCCAGATTCTGCCAGAGACTCTTACGACAGTATATACCACTCCGTGGACATGTATCTACAG GTCCATGCCGGATTATCTGATGAGGAAAAGATACACATATGTTGTGGACTGAATTATGAGAAACTCTCATCAGAAGCTTGCATCCACCTTGCCCAAAACAAGAGATTTCCATCCAAATCGGCCGTCCAAGCTCTCATCTCTCAGCATAGCAAGCTCAAGAACTTGCTCCAAGAGACCAACCAAACAAATCCCTCCATCGAGTCGCCCTGCAGTTTCCCCGACACTGATACCAAGGATAAGAAAGACGAGGCCTGTGACCAAATTGTGCTTTATGCAGGAAGGCTCGACATTTCGGCTGAAAATGAGAAGCTCAGAGCTCACCTGCAAGGAATGCAATGGAGGGTGCTTGAGTTGGAGAAAGTTTGCAAGAAAATGCAAACCCAAATGACCAAAATCATGAAATCAAGACTGTCAAGCCAAAATAGTGCTAGATCTTTACCCAGGCTATGTTCATGA
- the LOC127791472 gene encoding scarecrow-like protein 32 — protein MKAELRGSTTPINPLQNSSLFSNTQSSLSGALQGCLGSLDGACIEQLLLHCASALERNDVTLAQQVMWVLNNVACSLGDPNQRLTSWFLRALISRASRVYPAAISFNGGSTLQTRSMSVIELAGYVDLIPWHRFGFCASNSSILKAIEGCSRVHILDFSITYCMQWPTFIDALGKRQEGPPSLRISVPSWRPPVPPLLNMTSEEVGQRLANFAKSRDVLLEFNVIHDQDHSSPTDDLAVSKEPSSFPYDSLLNKLNPLTLDLRDDEALVINCQNWLRYLSDEPRETAQGLSFRETFLEIVKGLFPRIIIIVDEDSDLAASSLTSRIATSFNYLWIPFDALETFLPKDSPQRVEYEADIGHKIENIIGFEGNQRIERLESGARLSQRMRNAGCYGVPFDDETVREVKLLLNEHASGWGMKKDDDMLVLTWKGHNSVYATAWVPVGFED, from the coding sequence ATGAAAGCAGAATTGAGAGGTAGCACCACTCCCATTAATCCTCTGCAAAACTCTAGCCTCTTCAGCAACACTCAGAGCTCTCTATCTGGTGCACTCCAAGGTTGCCTCGGCAGCCTCGACGGAGCTTGTATAGAGCAGCTTCTTCTCCACTGTGCCAGTGCCTTGGAGAGGAACGATGTCACTTTGGCTCAACAAGTGATGTGGGTTCTCAACAACGTAGCTTGTTCTTTAGGTGATCCAAACCAGAGGCTGACTTCTTGGTTTTTGAGGGCACTGATCTCAAGGGCTTCTAGGGTTTATCCTGCAGCCATTAGTTTCAACGGCGGCAGCACCCTTCAGACGCGGTCCATGTCGGTGATCGAGCTCGCCGGGTACGTTGATCTGATCCCTTGGCATAGGTTTGGCTTCTGTGCATCAAACAGTTCCATTCTCAAGGCAATTGAAGGGTGTTCAAGAGTTCATATCTTAGATTTTAGCATAACTTACTGCATGCAGTGGCCTACTTTTATAGATGCATTAGGGAAGAGGCAAGAAGGGCCTCCTTCTCTTAGAATTTCAGTGCCTTCTTGGAGGCCGCCTGTTCCTCCATTGCTGAACATGACAAGCGAAGAAGTCGGCCAGCGATTGGCGAATTTCGCCAAGTCCAGGGACGTTCTACTTGAATTCAATGTCATTCATGATCAAGATCACTCATCTCCAACTGATGATTTAGCAGTTTCTAAAGAACCCTCTAGCTTTCCGTATGACTCACTGTTGAATAAACTGAACCCTTTGACATTAGACCTTAGGGATGATGAAGCTTTGGTGATCAATTGCCAGAATTGGCTGCGTTACTTGTCTGATGAGCCAAGAGAGACTGCTCAAGGCCTCTCATTTCGAGAAACTTTCCTTGAAATAGTCAAGGGCCTTTTCCCTCGCATTATCATCATTGTGGATGAAGACTCTGATTTAGCTGCTTCTAGTCTAACTTCAAGGATAGCCACTTCTTTCAATTACCTATGGATTCCTTTCGATGCCTTAGAAACCTTTCTGCCCAAAGATAGCCCCCAGAGAGTGGAATATGAAGCTGATATTGGCCACAAAATCGAAAACATCATCGGGTTCGAAGGGAATCAAAGGATAGAGAGGCTAGAATCCGGAGCTAGGCTGTCTCAGAGAATGAGAAACGCTGGTTGTTATGGGGTTCCATTTGATGATGAGACTGTTAGGGAAGTAAAGCTCTTGCTAAATGAACATGCCAGTGGCTGGGGAATGAAGAAAGACGATGATATGTTGGTTCTAACATGGAAAGGCCACAATTCAGTGTATGCTACAGCTTGGGTCCCAGTAGGGTTCGAGGACTGA